In Ignavibacteriales bacterium, the sequence ACTCAAAATGAAAATTTCCCGGGCAGCAGATTGACTCCGGGAAAATTGAAAACCGAGACTTACCCACTCCCTCTTAATTTTCAGGTTGGAATAGGGTTCGATATTTATCAGACTGATTTTATAAAAATCAGAGGTGATATTGATGCAGTCCATCCGAATGATAATAAAGAGCGGCTGCATTTTGGTACCGAGTTTTCTTTCTTTGATCGCTTCGCTTTAAGGGGCGGCTATCGTTATAATTATGACGATGAAGATTTTACTTTCGGCGCCGGTGTAAATATTCCGTTCTCCGGCTCATTGGTTTATTTTGATTATGCTTATTCACTTTATGATATTTTGCCCAGTGTTCATCGTGTTTCACTTAATCTGAGTTTTTAGTAATGCTAAAATTGAGCAAAATATTTTTTGCTTTTGTTATTGCGGTTAATATTAGCATCAATGCTCAAGGCTACATTTGTGCAATAGGGGGGGGCAGCGAGGATTATAACGATTGGAGTGATGAGCCGTATAGCTGGATTGTTCAGAAATCCGACAGCGGAAAAATAATTATCATTGATGTTGAAGACGCAACAAGCTGGCTTCCAACATATTTTATGTCATTCGGTGCCGATACTGCTTATAACAAAACTATTGCTACAACTTTTGTTGCAAATCTTCAATCAACTTATGATGAGCTTATAACAGCGAAAGCAATTTTCATACGTGGTGGTGATCAGTGGGATTATATCAGCACATGGAAAGGAACATTAGTTGATTTGGCAATCCAATTTGTTTTTAATAGTGGCGGTGTGATTGCAGGGACTAGTGCAGGTGCTGCAGTTCTTGGTGATGTTGATTTCAGTGCAAAGAATGGAACTGTTTATCCTGATGAAGCTCTGGGAAATCCATTTAATACTTATATGCAGTTTGAGGAAAATTTTTTAAATCTAATTCCAAATGTATTATTTGATACTCATTTTATTGAACGAGGCAGACACGGAAGATTAATAGCGATGCTTTATAACAGATATTTTCATTCAACCATAGATTTAATTGGAGCAGGAATAGATGATAGAACTGCAATTTGTATTTCTCCCGATGGAATTGGCGAAGTTATGGGAAGCGGTGCAGTTTCAATTTTTTATAAAGATGATTTAACTAATTATTCAGAATTGAGGAGTGGTTATACAATTGAAAATCTAAAATCTGATTTTTTAACTAATGGTTGGAAATATGATTTTATAAACAATGAAATTTCATTTATTCCGCCTTCAGCAAAAGATGTAGATACAACTCGTAGCTGGGAATATCCTTTGACAGATTTTGTTCTTACAGGAACCAATGATATTCAGGCGCTGGTAGATGCCAGTCATCTTTATTATTTTTTTAATGAAGAAAATAGCAGCAATATTGTGATTATATCACATCCTGGATTTGCCAACTCTCTTACACCACTTACAGATTTTTTAGTCTCCAACAGTTATAATTTTTCTGTACTGAATTTGACTTCATCGAATCTGAACGATGCTGCAGAAGCGGATAAAATTAATTCTGCCAGTTGCTTTTTATTTGCCGGAGACTCCTTAAATGTCCTTTCATATTTAAACCAAAGCGGTAATCTTGTTCCTGATGCTTTTCAGAATGCGGTTAATAAAAAAATTCCAATTTTCTTTTTTGGTAATTCAGGTAAAATTGCTGGTGAAAAATTTATTGGGAATACTGATACTGATTTGTATGCCGGTTACAGAGGAAAGATGACTATCAACGAAGGATTAAATATTTTTGGAGAAATGATTTTTCAGCCACAAATATTTGAGAGTTCTGACTACTACGAAAACAGAATGAACGCTGTATTATGGGGAATGATGAGAAATAGGAAACGTATTGGAATTTATCTAAACACAGATGAGTATGAAAGATTAAACATATCTGCAAAAGAAAAATCAATGAGCGGCGAATACTCTTACTTTCCATATATAATTGTTGATGCAAGACATACTACCAAAGTGGATTCATCAACTTATCGAGCTAGCGGAAGTATTGGACCACGGCAGGTTGTTGCAATGAATAATGTAAGATTTTCTATTACTGATTATCATATAAATTATTTATTTGAGCAAGGAAGATTTGATAAATTAACTGAAGTTCAAGATAATTTTACAGCGACTTCACCGAGTGAATTTATTTTATATCAGAACTATCCAAATCCATTTAACCCAACAACAAAAATAAGATTCAGTATTCCCGATGTCATCCTGAGCTTGTCGAAGGATGACGGAAACGAAGTCACTCTTCGACAGGCTCAGCGTGACAATTGGGTAACATTAAAAGTTTACGACATTTTAGGTAGAGAAATTGCAACTCTTGTTAACTATAAAATGCAACCCGGCACTTATGAAATTGAATTTGATGGTTCGCATCTTTCAAGCGGCGTTTATTTTTACAAATTAACAACGCCAGAATTTTCAGAAACAAAATCAATGGTACTATTAAAATGACAAAAATAATTTTCTTTGTTTTTATTCTCACAGCTGTGAATATGTTTTCGCAAAGCATTTTAACTCCTTTGCAAAAGTCTGATTATAAAAAGATCACATCTCATGCTGATCTTTCACAATACATTAAAGAAGTTGATGAAAAATCTAACTTGATTAAAAGTGAAGTGATAACTAAATCTGTTGAAGGCAGAGAATTATTTGCAGTTTATTTTTCAAAAGATGGCTTTGGTAAAGATGAATCAAAGATAAAAGTATTAATATTTGCTCAACAGCACGGTAACGAACAATCAGGAAAAGAAGGTGCATTGCTGTTGATAAAAGAACTATTGAAACCTGAAAACCAATACTTATTTGATAAAATTGATTTTGTACTTGTTCCGCAAATGAATCCTGATGCCTCTGAGAAAAATCAGAGACGAAATGGAAATAACATGGATTTGAATCGTAATCATTTAATTCTTACGGAACCAGAAACAATCGGACTTCATAAGTTATTTAATAAATATTTGTTTGAAGTAACAATGGATGTTCATGAGTACGCACCATATGGTGATGAATATAGAGAATATGGTTATCGGCACAATGATGATGAAGAACTCGGTGTTAATACGAATATTAATATTGATGAAAAAATCAGAACAATGCAAAAGAAAGTTTATTTGCCTTACATTGAAAAATATTTTAAAGATAGAAACTTTTCATATTTTGAATATAGTCCCGGAGGACCACCGGAACTTGACTACATTAGACACAGTACATTTGATATAAATGACGGAAGACAAAGTTTAGGAATTCAAAATACTTTTTCCTTCATTCAGGAAGGATTGAATGGTAAAGATGTTTATGTTGATAACATTAAACATCGCGCTGAAGGACAAATGACCGGAATGCTTGGATTACTGGAGTTTGCATATAATCATAAAGATGAAATTAAAAACTTAGTAAAAACCGAAAGAGAAAAATTAATTAGTAATAAGGTATCCGATAAAGTTGCTATTCAGCTTGATCATTTTGCTGATGGAAGTAAACTTGAACTTCCTTTGCTTTCATATTATTCGAATAAAGATACCGTAGTAACAGTAAGTGATTATCGCCCAATTGTAAAATCAATTTATGATGTTGTGAGACCAAAAGGATATTTAGTTCCAAAAAGTCTAAAAGAAATTGTTGATTGGGCTGATAGACATGAATTAAATTATTCTGATTATAAAAAATCGGATGATGATAAGATAGAACAATACTTTATTAGCGGAATTGACTCAATGGATTTTGAAAGAGATATAATTGTTAATCCAAGTGTTGAAGTTGATCCGATCAAAAATGATTTGTGTGAAACTGATTACATTTTTATTCCGGTAAATCAAATAAGAAATAACATGATAGTGATTGCACTCGAACCAAAATCAGAACTAGGTTTAGTTACGTATAAACAGTTTGAACATCTTCTAAAAGAAAGGTGAAAAATTTCCTATACTTAGATTGGTGAAATAGTTTTATGAAAGTCATTGCGAGTGAGTCTTCTGCCATAGGCATGGCAATCTGAAATAGTAAAATTATGAATTCATTACAAAAAAATATCAGTAATCATTCTGTTAATTTTATGAATCGCTTTAGCGGTTTATAAGAGTTCTTCATCTATTTAATTCACACAACAGGAATTGTTGTAAGTAAAAACAAAATTTATGGAGAATAAAATGAATGTACTTGTTTTAGGCTGCGGTCTTGTAGGTCGCCCAATGGCTCTTGATCTTGCTAATGAAAAATCATTTAATGTAACAGTTGCAGATATCAGCAAAAAAAATCTTGATAGAATTCCAACTAATCTTCCAATCACTAAACTTCAAAAGAACATTTCTAACCCAAACGAATTAACATCGTTATTAAAAAATTGTGATATTGTTTTAAATGCTGTTCCCGGATTTATGGGATTTAATACTCTCAAAGAAATTATCAAAGCAAAAAAAAATGTTGTAGATATTGCCTTCTTTCCTGAGAACCCGTTTGAACTTGATGAGCTTGCAAAACAAAATAATGTAACCGCAGTTGTTGATTGTGGCGTTGCACCTGGAATGAGCAATCTACTTGCCGGTTATGTTAATTCGATTTTAGATAAGATAGAAACTGTTTTAATCTATGTCGGAGGCTTGCCTGTTGTTCGGGGAATTTCCTTATGAATACAAAGCCGGATTTTCACCAATTGATGTGATAGAAGAGTACACGCGTCCCGCACGATATATTGAAAATGGTAAACTTGTTATTCGCCCTGCATTATCTGATCCTGAGTTTATTAACTTTTCTGAAGTTGGGACACTTGAAGCATTTAATAGTGATGGATTGCGGACACTTGCTGAAACTATTAACGCTCCAAATATGAAAGAAAAGACACTTCGTTATCCGGGTCACATTGAAAAAATGCGTGTGTTGAGGGAGTCCGGATTTTTTAGTCAAGATGAAATTGAAATTAACGGAGTTAAAATTAAACCTATCGATTTCACATCAAAGTTATTGTTTCCAATGTGGGAGCTTAAAGAGGGTGATGAAGAATTTACTGTGATGAAAATAATTGTTGAGGGTGAAAAGGATAAAAAGAAAATCCGTTACACTTATAATTTATTAGATCATCACAACAAGAAAACAAATATTCACTCAATGGCAAGAACAACGGGTTATACAGCTACAACGATGGTTCGGCTATTGGCAAAAGGAATGTTCGATCAAAAAGGAATTTGTCCGCCTGAGTATATCGGGCAAAAACCTGAATGCGTTGATTTTGTTTTAAACGGACTTAAAGAACGTGGGGTTATTTATCATCAAGTTATAGAAGAATTGAAATAAGAAAAATATTTTATAACCAGATGTCATCCGAGTGGCAATGCCATCGAAGGATGACGATTATTTTATATTCACAATCACATTTCGACAAGCTCAATGTGACAATTATTCCTAATGGGATCAAAATGAAAATTGAAAAAATTGAACTTCGCC encodes:
- a CDS encoding Type 1 glutamine amidotransferase-like domain-containing protein, whose translation is MSKIFFAFVIAVNISINAQGYICAIGGGSEDYNDWSDEPYSWIVQKSDSGKIIIIDVEDATSWLPTYFMSFGADTAYNKTIATTFVANLQSTYDELITAKAIFIRGGDQWDYISTWKGTLVDLAIQFVFNSGGVIAGTSAGAAVLGDVDFSAKNGTVYPDEALGNPFNTYMQFEENFLNLIPNVLFDTHFIERGRHGRLIAMLYNRYFHSTIDLIGAGIDDRTAICISPDGIGEVMGSGAVSIFYKDDLTNYSELRSGYTIENLKSDFLTNGWKYDFINNEISFIPPSAKDVDTTRSWEYPLTDFVLTGTNDIQALVDASHLYYFFNEENSSNIVIISHPGFANSLTPLTDFLVSNSYNFSVLNLTSSNLNDAAEADKINSASCFLFAGDSLNVLSYLNQSGNLVPDAFQNAVNKKIPIFFFGNSGKIAGEKFIGNTDTDLYAGYRGKMTINEGLNIFGEMIFQPQIFESSDYYENRMNAVLWGMMRNRKRIGIYLNTDEYERLNISAKEKSMSGEYSYFPYIIVDARHTTKVDSSTYRASGSIGPRQVVAMNNVRFSITDYHINYLFEQGRFDKLTEVQDNFTATSPSEFILYQNYPNPFNPTTKIRFSIPDVILSLSKDDGNEVTLRQAQRDNWVTLKVYDILGREIATLVNYKMQPGTYEIEFDGSHLSSGVYFYKLTTPEFSETKSMVLLK